In Labrus mixtus chromosome 22, fLabMix1.1, whole genome shotgun sequence, the genomic window TCTTCTTCaaaacagcatgatgttcatttagtacGTTATGGTCCCTGTTAGAGTCAGATAGACCATGACGCCTGGAAGAAGtctggatggggggggggttaacttTCATTGACAAGTCACTACAACAGAAACCTGAAAATGTCGCCCTATTCAAGCCGTGATATTTACACCCCTAtgatgtttcaccttcaatctgaatgtcaggGAGGAGTAATGGGGGGACGAAGTGCTACAGAGGattgatgtctactgggaaaactccttgtgacatcacagtgggattttggtaaaagaaaatcccctcccctcccctggtatctccacccatggactcctcccccagcctagagcaaaacttttgcacaggtccgccatttttattcttgctacagaggattgatgtctactgggaaaactcagggcgggctcattgcatttaaagagacacacacaccaaaacggagcgttctgagagagctggtttatacagggtcacaaacctcctctggtgcttgattcatgttatattttgagcAAAGCACAgctcagatgtttcatttagaccacagggggactgtttgaaaaagtggagaaggaggataatatgtcctctttaagaactGGATTTGGGACTTCAAAACTGAGCCTGATCAGTCGGAAAAGAATTGCTCGCCCGGCAGATATTCCAAACGTTTCCACTTCGGGGGGTTTACTTTCAGTTTGAGCATCAGCCCCCCTGATAATGTGCTGTAAAATGTTTCCCCTGTTATTCACCCATAACAGTCCTCGCTCAGCTTTTAGACAGAGCGTTTAACAAATCCTCCACAGATCAAAGATTCAGAATCAAAAGTCttattattcattttgtttgcacCCTGAGGCGTCCTATGAGAACTCCTTTAGATGTGGGCCACAGGAGGGATTGAGTCATTTTATtatgtgatattattttataaCTTCTGCATCTCTCACAGGTTCGTGGAGTGGATCCCGGAGGTGCCCGCCGACGTGAGCTGGCTGTTTGGTGTGGCAGGAAACGTGTACCGACAGGCGTGGAAGGGAGGAATGCCAGCCACCTCTATCAGGTGACTGATGTTTTCCTTTAGCCTTTAGTGTGACCTGCGTCCTCACAGTATAGTTTAAAAGttgtttgcagtttgttttagtttgaccTAAGGCGTCTGTGACCCACACGTTCTGGTGATGAGGgaggttttaaaacaaaatagtgTTTCTTAATGTTGTCTCAAAGTGCCTCTATGCATGTGTGAGTTTTAAATGACGTTTTTAAGTATCAGTGTCGTTTGCTTCACAGTGAACCGTGCTTGAGGAAGTGCTTGAGCGAGCCGCCTCCCTCTACAGACGGCGACAAGCCAACGCAGAGAGACCACCCTCCTGCTCTTTCCTCCCTCGACCTCCACGGGAGCTACTGGGAGATCCCAAATTctacctcctcttcatcccctcCCCATCCTCCTCACatcgccccctcctcccccacacAGGTCTGCTTCTTCGTGGGCCTGCCGGACGAGCCTCAGAGCCCAGCATAGCCGTGAGATGACCAGCACTTTAACCACAGCGGTGTCAAACGTTCACCTTCTTCTGGAAGCACAATCGGTGGATTGGTGGTGAACCTTTGAATCGTTGCTTATCTTGGACTCTGTACACTCCAGACAACACCCAGTGTCAAATATTTTAACGAGTGCTCTGGAGAGCAGCGTCACGTTTTGCTCAGGATCATGGATTTGTTTTATGACCTGTTTTTAATGTGCAGTCTCGTTTTACAGTTTGACTACAACCTTACCTacctgtttgtttaaaaatatttactcAGTTATTCTTCATTCCAGCATAATTGATCCAATTGTGTCACTCTTTCAGTCCTCCTgattatgtttgttttcattgtgtcaCATGACGGTTTTTGGAAGCCATGTTGGACGTTTAACGGCCCCTATGTGTAACATATCGAAGGTTCCCATGAATATAAAGAAACAGATGTTTATCATATTTCTTGCGTATCAAAAGTCGTTTTGTAGGTATTcttaatattttaaagtttgacatttcctgaaaaacacagacaaatttGTGAACCTGCACTTTGGCGTACACAAGTTTATACTCCCAGTTTACATAATTACAAATTTTAAGAAATTTCACATCACTCTTTCATGACTGTACATCCTGTCGGTTTCAAGCCCCAGTGCCTGTACAAGCTAACTACATGTTAGCATCCAGAGCTTTCTAGCCTTCGTGTTTTGCTGGATTTTCCATTCCTTCGACTTATTTCCGATCTTTTGATGACCACTTGTCTAACACCGTGGCCAAATACCTAATAGTTTTTTGTCACAGTGAATGGTGTTCAAATTGTTGCAACTGTTAGCATTTCTGATTAACTAGCTTATTAGCTGTAGTAAACAAACAATGTTTCCTAAACCAGCAGGAACATTAATATCTACTTTCATTGATTAATGTTATTTCAGACTCCATGACTAGACAAtctttaatgttgtttaattaAAGCCTGTGTCAGATGTGATAGTAGTTTTAGCTAACATAGATGTTGGCTAATGTGATTGTAAAGAGGAGTATGTCAACCAAACATTTTAATCCCAAAAGTATTTTTATAGAATTTAAGTTGAGAAAGAGTAAAGCCTGATTTACCCACAATTTCTACATATTCCGCGCGCCGTTCTCcagtggaccaatcacagggttGGAGATCTTAATCGTTTCGACGTgtagttacatttttgaggagGTGTACTTCAGGCGTACTTAGTCTTCTGCGTAGGTACAGAGCTACGCGAACGCAGAAGTAAATCAGGCTTAAGAGAGCCGCCGAAAAGTAACTTCTTCAAACAAGTATCACTCTAATCTTACAAAAAGAGGATGTGcaataatgtgtttattctcaCGTCCCCCAAGgacagaaaaaaggtgaaacatTGCTCTCAAAAATGTACATAATTTTCTAAAAAGTATATCATAATCTATAGGAATGCTGGccatagctaaaaaaaaaaaaaacctctagtAGTGAGAAACCTAAGTGTcctttaaacaaagacaacaatcaAAGCCCTTAAGCTTAATGCCAGCAACAGACCGCCATGATGGTGTCATGTTGTTAataagaagatttaaaaaataaagaatttctTTTGCAATAATGGAGCTCACTAATCCTGGCTGTGCTGTCAATGAGACTGCATCCGGTGGTAGTGTAACATCAGTGTTATCTGTGTTCAAATGGTCTGACCTTTGACTTGTGAATCTGTCATTTATCACTTGAATGTAAAGTTGTGTTAATGCACTGTGACTGTCTCTTTAGATTAAAATCTCTTAAAATGATTGGCTGTTCATCAAGTTTTTTCTGCAGGTGATGAGATATTCACTGTGATTTGTAACTCATTACCACAATTCAAAGACCTTAATCCTGGCCTGGAAAAGGAAGAGGATACGGAGCCCCTAAAGGAACATGGATTGAAGTAATAAAAATGTTGAGTCCTCGAGCAGGAACTGACTCTGAGGTGGATGACTATCTGCATGCAAAGcaactaaaaaacaacaacgacaaatCAGTCAACAATCAAAGGCTCAATTTGGATCAAAACCTCTcataaacaaaatgacaaacaatGTCTTCAGATATTACTACATACATTTCCATATGACCGGGTAGAAACCTCAAGTATAAGGCTCCAGGTGGATCGTCATGTGCCTTGAAAATCAGCAAAAAAGGCAAAAGCGTGAAATCCTCCACTAATCAAGGACTCTAAAAGGCGCACGGCCGATGATAAAAACTGTCTTAAGATAAAACTGAAGTGCCATGTTGACTTTTCCCGACTCTTGAAGGAGGGATTCCTCTCTCTCGATAGCTTTGCAAATCATCTCTCCCGTATGGTCTTTTCCTAACATGTTCTTTAGCTCCTGGATTTCATGATGGAGGGATTTATTGTTTTGCTTCAAagcctccttcatctccttcacCTTCAAAAGTGCACTCTCCATCTCGAACACTTTGAGACAatactcctcctgctcctttttctccatttccaTTTGCAGCAATTCCTGAAGCGTCTGAACTTTGTACCAGACAGAGAGCCTCCTTTTCAGCCTTTTCTACCCTCCCACTGTCCCACATAACACAACATTCTGATGGCAAATACCACACTTACCATCAGTGACCTTTTGTGATGCACAATGGACACTTTCAATCTCATCCATTGACTCGTCCTCCTCTGTAAGGCTCAACACTTCAATATTTTCAGCACTGACTCCAAGATCTTAGTCAGGCTCTCCTCACGGTGTCGGAGCAACCTGCCCATAGTTTCATGATTTTCTGATGGACTGGTTTCTTCCAtttttctacttcctgtctgggtcaaAATAGCCTATACCTCTTTCTGATGgtatcttttgatgaaaatatatatttttttaaatctgtactAAATCAAAATGTTAGTGACGGTATGTAGAAAATCTATCtactgtgtgtagttgtgttctGAACCTgcctttttttatctttatttttcctgtaaaataaatataaagccATGAGGGAATCGTGACGTCATTAAGCGCACAGTTTCAGAACGCTGAGATAAAGGTGCGTTTCAAATCCTGTTCCAGTGCCGGAAATCTGactatttaaaatgtcaacCAGGGAAGCgaaaacatccaaaaatgtaAACTCGCCGTATCTCGAAATCTGTAAAACTGTGATGAAACAAGACAAGTAGAAAAAAAGGGCAAGCCCGTtgaatgtatgtatttaaattaGCCTGCATTCACATAGTGTGGGAAGTTTTCACATCAATATATGCCTTTTAATAAGGTAGTTTCCGGTTGCTACAGTGCGTTGCTTAACAGTTAGTTAACACCAAAGTAAGAGTTGTCTAGTTTcgttttaaacaacaaaaaacaacacatatcGTGTTTCAATCGCCTACGATGTTCCTACATTACGACTGACTCGTAAACGCACCCCTCTCGGATGTTGGCTGATGATGAGACGCTCTGCGCATGCGCCCTGGCTCATCCACAACATCAGGAGGATGGCGGAGGATGGTAAGGAAGAGTCGGTGGCCACTGACGACGACTCAGACCTCACAGCTGCCGATACCAGCCTGAACATCACGGTAAGAGCAGCTTCCTCCTCCCGTTTTATTCACTTTATTCACCACATCACTCCTACGATACAACAGGGCGGCGGGTAACGGGTTGTGCTAACGCTAAGTTAGCAGAGCTCGAGCTGTGTctatgtttttgtctctgtataaactttatttaaatcatcGTTCAGGACAATGAACAATTTTACATCCTTGTACTTAAATTTAACGAAGTTACACCTGAGTAGTTTGTGTCTGTGAGAAGTTACAACACTTAAACGGAattatataaaaagaaaacaaagcaaagctGTTAATTAATCACCAATAAACCAAATACACATAATAAAAggcattcaaaataaatctttaatcaggattacatttttaaagctttcttgttgataattaaacacaaatgtgtTACGAGGAGTGTGCAGACGAGGTGTGAAAATGAGGTCTCTGTTGTACAAAGAGCTGTTTCCAAAGGTTTTCTAATGATACCGTGTGTCCTGATTGTTAAGATGGTGGAGGAGGGCTCCACTCTGATGCGCAGGATGGAGATCTGTGTTGCCGAGGCCGAGAAAAGGAGCGGGAAAAATGCAGTCAACATGCAGGAGACATTCACCGTGTATCTTGTGGAAACACGGTGAGGATAAGACGTCCCCTACCATcagcttaaaggtcacatattcacaaaatccacttcaccatgttcctctaactctaatatgtgtctctagtccgtctacaaacccccaagttatgagaaaagttcatcctctctgtctttcacctgctccactttttttgaactttttatgtgttctcaaacaggccgtttggagattttcccttcatgacatcacaaagggcagtagcccctcccccagttgggtgacactcccacagctaggtgtttgttctgccctgagtctgccttctcactgtaaacaataggacatggagcgagaaagcccgagtacacccaagcccttccagagagtgggcgtggtcagacacagctaatttacatatttaaaggtacagacacaaacagcctgttctgagcagggctgaaatagaggtggtttatagacatgatcaaatacaggatcagagtggatttagaacaagaaactttacagacatgttttgaggagctctgagacttaattAAACTGGTTGAtcaggaggagaatatgtgacctttaagtgaaGGGCTGAACTGTGTGTTGAACTGAAATGTGAATTGTGTTGCATAAATCCACTTCTGTTTTACATCACTGtgcaaaaataacttttctgtgGCCAAATCTTCAAAGGCCCATGGATGCAATCGCTGAAGGTCGTAACCTAGCCCCCGACTCTCTGTGGAGGAGATACAGTGAATTTGAACTTCTGAGGAACTACCTGATCGTTACCTATCCATACATCGTGGTCCCCCCGCTGCCTGAGAAGAGGGTGAGTAGAGTTTTCCAAACCCAGTGGAGTATATTTGCTGCttgatacaaaacaaaaagcatgaTTCAAATTCTCCATGGGTAATCAAGATAAAAAGTACATCTGAAAACACCTCAGAGGTGCAACCCATCCCGCTGAGAGTGTCATAAACTGATGGGACTGTCTGCAGAGTCTGACTGTGAATGCACACAATGCAGCCGCTCACACAGATAATGTTGCCTAGTTGTCAGAGGCCTACATTTGATTATGCAAGGCGGCTTTGTTTATCTGGATGGCTTCTAGTGCAAAAAAGTGTACGGGCTGAAAGATGCACAACTTTgcaaaaatgttctttcttttttcacttgtATGCAGGCGGAGATTGTTTGGCACAAGCTATCGGCAGACAACATGGACCCAGACTTTGTGGAGCGCCGGAGGGTCGGGCTGGAGAACTTCCTGCTCCGTGTGGCCTCACATCCGGTCCTCTGCAACGACAAGATCCTCTACCACTTCCTCACCGAGGTACGGGCTTGCAGCTGGGGCTCACTGCAGCAGTTCAGATCATCATCAATCGATCCTCTGAATTATTGGCTAacttttttctctgctgtgctCGGCAGGAACACGGCTGGAAGGAGGTGGTGTATGAGACAGGATTTCAGGCAAAGGTAATGACGCCTCTGTGTTTATTCTAACGATGAATCCACGCAGAGATTCTGGATGATCACAAGGCTTGATCTTTTTTCAGGCAGATTCCAGACTGAGAGCGCTGAGTGCCACCTTCAGGGTGAGGAGTCCAGATAAGTAAGTGTGAAGATGAACTGAAACAAATCTATGCTGAGAACGTTTATGCACTGGTTTGTTCTAGGGATGCATCCGTTTCAATTTAATGGTGACATCTCGTACACCAAACTACTGATTTagagaagatgtttttattaggcagatgaagtcacctgttgaacaaactctgatttGTCAAAACTGAGAGAATGTTTGGTCATTGTGGGAATCGGCAGTCtgctaaattgttttttttcaaacatcagtATCGGCCCTGATTTTTGCCCGATCGTTGCATCTTTAATTTGTTCCATTAGGTTGCTGACTTGTCCTTTACACaccatttctgtcaggacctaaagacattttcaaccaatttcaaccaaaatcttaaaaagtgttacTGTTTTCATGTATGGATGAATGACTACAGCACCTTTAAATAACATGGTAGACTGTAGCTAAAAAAGATCATTTAAACACTTTCTCTTCTACACGgctttatttcctctcactcaGGAGATTCATGGAGATGAAACACTACAGCGACGAGCTGCAAGCTCACACATCTCAGCTGCTCAGAGCTCGAGCGGTAAgtctatctctctcacacacacacgcacacacacacactcatggacACAAAGAAAGACTCAATGTGTATTTGTAGGTCATTCAAAATACTGATTTGAATCTTTAAACGTGCAGTATTTAAACttcgccaccagggggctctcaatccaAACAACACTTTGTACACttttcatggtttttttttttctgtctctttcagaGGGTCGCTGATCGACTCTACGGAGTTTATAAAGTCCACGGGAACTATGGAAGAGTCTTCAGGTCTGACAACAAACATTCCTATATTTCTCTGTCTGTGCATGGCTCAGATGGACGCAGATTATTGATTAATGGCAAATTCATATGATAATAGTAATAACAATACAGcaccttaaaaaacattcatatgaTCACCAGCTATGATTTGTCGGAATGTCGAGAGAGTATCCTGAAATGTCTGGAattcttttctttaaaacactgaacacagaagtttcctgtaaaaacaaaagtatgAGACACAATTCAGCAGACGGCGTGCGTTTCGAGGGGCTGCTCGGCGAGCTGCCGGTTACATTAGCTTTTAATCCTgcacaagtgtttttttaacgAGCCAAGTTATTGGTAGAGGTGACAAACTCTTTTTGCTCACTAAAtgtgtttccctgtgtgtgtgcatttgtgtgtgtctcctgtgcACTGCAGTGAGTGGAGCgccatagagagagagatgggagacGGGCTGCAGAGTGCGGGTCATCATATGGATGCGTGAGtatcaaacacagaaacacgttCTGTCGGATTGTTAGAAAATATTTGTCGCTTTTGAAGACTGATTTTGTTTATTGTGACATTTCTGCAGATATGCTGCTTCTATAGATGATATCTTAGAAGAGGAGGAACATTATGCCGACCAAATCAAAGAGTATCTCTTCTACGCTGAAGCTCTGAGGTGAGACTCCAAAATCATCTTAACCAAGCAccgcacacacactgcactgagGTCATAATCctgcttttaaagaaaacaggaatacTGTTCAGTAAGTAAAGCTTGTGGAGCTtctttgattgaaagagtcctatatcAAAGTTAacgagtgaccagcggagttgGGCAGCGCGACTCGCGGGCTGTGGGTCTACAGGCTACTTCACAACTTTCACCGTAGGCTGAGAGCTTTAGCTAGCgtactcaatcaatcaatcattatttgtaaagcggcAACTGTTATCTCAGACGCTTTACAAAGAGCAGATgagataatatgcaggaaggatcgctcctttgtattcctcgcgttcctgttgtccacacgtCCTTGCCGCTGatgtcggagcaggccgtgcatgaatgaggataGCGGTGGTTGTAGGGTCAACGCAGTCCGATGGTGGGGGCTGGGCGTCGGGTGTGTAATGGAAAAATTCTGTTCTCCACGTTGTTCTACTCACAGCTCACGTGAGGAATGCAACAGTAATTTATAAGcaatattcttgttttgtctttaccgTGTGTATGAAGGTTTCTCACAAATAGCAAAATATCGAAGATACCCAGACCTGAAGTTTCCTTGACATTACTGTTGTGCGACGTGTTGAAATAGtaagaaatgtatgaaaaaatcTCTTCGATATTTGTGACTGCGACTGTATTGACACTCCTTATATAGGTATGAAGGTTTCTATGTGAAGCATGTGTATAAAAACCCAAGCATACTGTGATGACGTTGAACTTTCCTGCAGAATGTCTCTCTGACTGACACTCTGGAGATCTGTTCCTTCTACTTACAAAGAAGAATAAATAACCACCAAAGACTCGAGatcctttcttttgcattgaTAAAAGAAATTTCCAGCACAGGTGGTAATAGTGcccgatcacctcgctgaaggtcaggggagctccgtctactcgagagcccaGCTTCTGCTGCTTGGACAAGTCCTCCTGGGTTTCTGGCACGGAAGGGGGAGTGGGGGGTCCAGGTCCATAGCactgtactgtagctagtaggagtgcacaCCTCACAGGAGGTGAAAACAGATGGTCTTAAAAGAGCGACACAAAATCTGCACGTTGTGGTCTTTGCTGAACAAcccttaaaatgttttaaatctctGGCAGACCTTTAAATTCAGACTGCGTCTCATATACCGGGTACTCTGTAGCAGCTTAATCCGTCCCGATCTGAAGACTGAGACAGCACTGAAGGTTGTTCTTACGCCACGCTGCTTTAAGGGATcataaacttgtgtttttgtcatagAGCAACGAGCGACGACATCTTGCTGCTCACTCATTCACTTCTTCAAAGTTTTGTCGTTTCTGTGAACACAGCAGATAATGAAAACGTTGAACTCTTTGCTGTGGCAGGGCAGTGTGCAGGAAACATGAGCTGACCCAGTTCGAGCTGGAGATGGCGTCCCAGGACCTCGTCTCCAAGAAGCAGCAGCGTGAGGAGCTGGCTACAGGGGTAAAATAATACTCCACATGACTTTCCCTTTGTGTCGTCAGGAGGATTATTACAGATGTTCAAAACTCTCTGTGTTTCCATCGTCCTCAGATTGTGCGCACGTTCTCCTTCAAAGGGATGACCAACAAGCTCTTTGGGCAGGAGGCTCCTGAGCAGCGGGAGGCCAGACtgaagctgctggaggagctgatCGTAGAGGGGGAAGACACCGTCAAGGAGAAAACTGTCGAGTGCGAGTGAGTCCTGCATGCTGCTTTGTCGACAGATTACAGCagcctttaaagaggacatgttatcccccttttccaccttttcaaacagtcccctgtggtctaaatgaaacatctgagctgtgctttggtcaaaatataacatgaatcaagcaccagaggaggtttgtgaccctgtataaaccagctctctcagaacgctcccttttggtgtgtgtgtctctttaaatgcaatgagcccaccctgagttttcctggtagacatcactcctctgtagcgagaataaaaatggcggatctgcgcaaaagttttgctctaggctggaggtggagtccatgggtggagataccaggggaggggaggggattttcttttaccaaaatcccactgtgatgtcacaaggagagcacatttgaaacgaagcatttttctgtgttgtaagacttatgcagaccacaaacaaaggactggatgggtttatttcacattttgtgggtcagtagacactcaggttacccaaatatatgttcaaaaacactgaagaagtggatttttcataatatgtcccctttaaaggaaaacagtttttttcttgaagCTGACTCCtatatttaaagattttaacattcaaaactttaaaacaagagGCGGCCCAGATTGGAACTCTGGATGTCTTCTTTACAAAACTAATCTTATTGGATGTGATTCTCCGCAGAGAGCATGTTGAACGTGCGTGGGTGGACATGCAGCGCTTCAAGgagcagaaagacaaagaccTGCGGGAGGCGCTCATCAACTACGCCGTCATGCAGATCAGCATGTGCAAAAAGGTACAGCTCCGTTATCTGACCGGTTACACAACTGTTCTGATGCTTCAAGTGTTTTTaatcactctctgtctctgcagggaaTACAAGTGTGGAGCAACGCCAAAGAATGTTTCCTCAAGATGTAGAAGACGCCATATTCACGAAGAGTACGCCTGCTGGGCGAGTTCTGGAGAAGTAAAGCAATTTAAAGATTGTGTGGTTTTCACAAGGTTTCTATACATGCATTAAGTTTACATTTTGGGAATTAATGAGGCCGGAAAAAGCTTTTTTGTACAATGTGATGTGCAGGACGATTCTTCAGAGATTGACTCTCAACCCCAATTTTCACATTCTCCGAGGGCGCTGCTGTCCGTCAGCGCTGCACACTATAACGATTGTTTTTCCACAGCGggcgccgcggtccgtctcgGTAGCGTGCCAGCAGCGACACTACAccctgctccgtttcaaatacgagTCTCATATAGACGGAGCTTGCTGCAAGCACACGTcgagctggacagaatagaacgacctggacaggaagtcaggcaaGGACGCACAcagagcatctggtcaatttcaaaataaaacacaatatacggactcacaATCGACATCCTCATCctcagaaatacaaagcaacatgtttgcacgtcttgtagttctcctgtgatgtgcgTACGGCTGCTCATGACTCACATTACAGAAACTGATCCAGTGGGGCAGGACGCACGGCGTCCGATGGAGCTAACCGTGGTGCTGTCAGGCCACAACGCAGGACAGAGTATGTGGACATTGGGGGACAGAGTTTGGCTGTCTCAGACACAGCAAGGCTTTTCATAATAACCTTCAGTCAAGCTATGATACGAGTAAAAATCTAACGATGATGATAATTGTTTCGATTCAACggcaacagaaatagaagtcCTCGTCACCCTGTGCGGTTTAACTCCTGCACAGTCTCAATTCTCAAACAGCAAAACATTGCTAACAAATTTCTGCAATTTGAAAAGTGTTTAGGAGTTTGCGTGCAATTTTGAACCAAGTCTTTCCTCTCCAAAGAACCTTTCCTATGATAAagatgtagttttttttcaaagcttcgGTCCGTCTCGATTCTGTgatctttaaaataacagattgtatcgttttTAAAACGTATTGCACGTTTTGACAACCTTATTGCTGAATGCCAACAGATGCTTTTTCGGCCCGTCTCTGCTCCACAACAACATCTGATTCACTTTACTCAATGTGTCTGCTTCCACTGTCTCTGCTGCCTGTTGGTGGTGAAAGACGAGGGAGCGCGGAGATGACACGTGACGCACACGCATCTGGTGAAAGTTTGGGGTTAGACGCGGCCACAATGAGTCTGACTATTAACTCTTTAATTCTTGATCTACTAAATCTTCCAATTTTAATGAAATGCCAGattgaaatgattaaatgatCCTCTGAAAAAGTCTAACTAACGAGTTAAAATAACGTGCTCAGCGAGCGTTAACAGTCAGGAGTGGATTTCTttactaaaacatttaaatcatgatATAGAAAACACCAtccagctgttttcacatctgcactcctgaaaatatctagatcattggaggaggactgctccggagattctaaTGACCTGgccataatgcagcaggttcattagagcacggagatggtagaggtggcgtgcagacagtctgtggtcgtgcagcgatcacagggaataaacgtcaccaccccctcccactcgctccaggtgaattctcctgattatatcctgctgcgttctcacatcagctcactctgactttctgcagaataaatacgaggaggctggaggagaaaaatcggagagaaaaatgtgtctgattgtgttcacacatgcagctcctcctggaattTTTCAGGGGtttcctgcatgtgtgaaagctcTATCTGAGTGGCATTACATTCTTCTACTTCGATTAACTCTTAATATATTTATGCTTTGAATTAATCTGTCGGGATTGAAGAAGATCCAGGACTTATTCTCCTAATGAGCAACAAGCTGCACACAaagactttatttgttttattggattaattattaatttattgaCTGAAACTTCTGCGTTTAttatttaaacaacatttctgtttctaaTGTTTGCCAGCAATAAGCTTCGTGTTTGAACCTGTGAAGTTTTTGtcctcatcctttttttttttataattgtaaTTTGGAcgttatttttgttgcttt contains:
- the LOC132956220 gene encoding LOW QUALITY PROTEIN: sorting nexin-4-like (The sequence of the model RefSeq protein was modified relative to this genomic sequence to represent the inferred CDS: inserted 1 base in 1 codon); translated protein: MRPGSSTTSGGXAEDGKEESVATDDDSDLTAADTSLNITMVEEGSTLMRRMEICVAEAEKRSGKNAVNMQETFTVYLVETRPMDAIAEGRNLAPDSLWRRYSEFELLRNYLIVTYPYIVVPPLPEKRAEIVWHKLSADNMDPDFVERRRVGLENFLLRVASHPVLCNDKILYHFLTEEHGWKEVVYETGFQAKADSRLRALSATFRVRSPDKRFMEMKHYSDELQAHTSQLLRARARVADRLYGVYKVHGNYGRVFSEWSAIEREMGDGLQSAGHHMDAYAASIDDILEEEEHYADQIKEYLFYAEALRAVCRKHELTQFELEMASQDLVSKKQQREELATGIVRTFSFKGMTNKLFGQEAPEQREARLKLLEELIVEGEDTVKEKTVECEEHVERAWVDMQRFKEQKDKDLREALINYAVMQISMCKKGIQVWSNAKECFLKM